One genomic window of Globicephala melas chromosome 8, mGloMel1.2, whole genome shotgun sequence includes the following:
- the E2F8 gene encoding transcription factor E2F8, protein MENEKENLFFEPHKRGLVKTPLKESTAANIVLAEIQPDFGPLTTPTKPKEISQGEPWTPTANLKMLISAVSPEIRYRDQKRGLFDNGNGLPEARDCLHEHLSGDEYEKSQPSRKEKSLGLLCHKFLARYPNYPNPAVNNDICLDEVAEELNVERRRIYDIVNVLESLHMVSRLAKNRYTWHGRHNLNQTLGTLKSVGEENKYAEQIMMIKKKEYEQEFDFSKSYRIEDPIIKSNTGQNGHPDMCFVELPGVEFRAASVNSRKDKSLRVMSQKFVMLFLVSTPQIVSLEVAAKILIGEDHVEDLDKSKFKTKIRRLYDIANVLSSLDLIKKVHVTEERGRKPAFKWTGPEISPNPSGLGPVLPFAPSDLEGRRSSKENCAKNLFSARGKPNFTRHPSLIKLVKSIESDRRKINSAPTSPIKTNKAESSQNSVTFPSKMAQLAAICKMQLEEQSSEPRKKVKVQLARSGHCKPVAPLDPPANAELEMTAPSLIQPLGVVPLIPSPLPSAVPVILPQAPSGPSYAIYLQPAQAQTMTPPQGLSPTVCPTPSSNATRSKGSTDTTTENAANDAPKSSASARPGSLLPGLERQGTKNRDREPAGERGSKRASMLEDNGSKKKFKEDLKGLENVSTTLFPSGYLIPLTQCSTLGAESILSSKESSGTLSPNHRIYSSPIAGVIPVTSSELTAVNFPSFHVTPLKLMVSPTSVAAVPVGNSSALTSSHPVPVQNPSSAVVNFTLQHLGLISPGMQVSASPGPGTVPVSPRIEAVSVTPENAGTQQGRATKYDVSVLGQNQTNGQSVAVTGAQQPVPVTPKGSQLVAESFFRTPGGPTKPKGSSCVDSDGANNTSIGTLFVPQRKLEVSTEDVH, encoded by the exons ATGGAGAACGAAAAG GAAAATCTCTTTTTCGAGCCACATAAAAGGGGACTGGTGAAAACACCTCTGAAAGAATCCACCGCAGCAAATATAGTGTTGGCGGAGATCCAACCTGACTTTGGCCCTTTAACCACACCCACCAAGCCCAAGGAGATCTCCCAGGGAGAACCGTGGACACCAACAGCCAACCTAAAAATGCTAATCAGTGCCGTGAGCCCAGAGATCCGCTACAGAGATCAGAAAAGGGGTTTGTTTGACAACGGAAATGGATTACCTGAGGCCAGAGATTGTTTACAT GAACACTTATCTGGAGACGAATATGAGAAATCCCAACCCAGTCGAAAAGAGAAAAGTTTAGGACTGTTGTGTCATAAGTTCTTAGCTCGATATCCCAACTATCCCAACCCTGCTGTGAATAACGACATCTGTCTTGATGAAGTAGCCGAGGAACTTA ATGTTGAGCGCCGACGCATTTACGATATCGTCAACGTTCTAGAGAGTCTGCACATGGTGAGCCGGCTTGCCAAAAACAGATACACTTGGCACGGCCGACACAACCTCAACCAAACCCTTGGGACTCTGAAGAGCGTCGGGGAAGAGAACAAGTACGCCGAGCAGATTATGATgatcaaaaagaaagaatatgaacAAGAGTTTGACTTTAGTAAGAGTTACCGTATAGAGGATCCGATCATCAAATCAAACACTGGCCAAAACGGACACCCAGACATGTGTTTTGTCGAACTTCCTGGAGTGGAATTTCGGGCAG CCTCTGTAAACAGCCGCAAAGACAAGTCTTTAAGAGTGATGAGCCAGAAATTTGTGATGCTATTTTTGGTGTCAACGCCTCAGATAGTGAGCCTGGAAGTTGCTGCCAAGATTTTAATTGGGGAGGACCATGTGGAAGATTTGGATAAAAGCAAGTTTAAAA caAAAATTAGGAGGTTGTATGATATAGCTAATGTTCTGAGTAGCCTGGATCTTATCAAGAAAGTTCACGTTACAGAGGAAAGAGGCCGAAAACCAGCTTTTAAATGGACAGGCCCAGAAATCAGTCCAAATCCCAGTg GTCTTGGCCCAGTGCTTCCTTTTGCTCCCTCTGATTTGGAAGGGAGGCGGTCTTCTAAAGAGAACTGTGCCAAAAACCTCTTTTCCGCACGTGGGAAACCAAACTTTACTCGACACCCATCTCTCATCAAACTGGTAAAGAGCATAGAAAGTGATCGGAGAAAGATAAATTCTGCTCCCACTAGCCCTATCAAAACCAACAAAG CTGAGAGTTCTCAGAATTCTGTGACTTTCCCCAGTAAAATGGCTCAGCTCGCAGCTATTTGCAAAATGCAGTTAGAAGAGCAATCAAG TGAACccagaaagaaagtgaaagtacAACTGGCAAGATCTGGGCACTGCAAACCAGTGGCCCCTCTGGACCCTCCAGCAAATGCTGAGCTAGAGATGACAGCACCGTCCCTCATCCAGCCCCTGGGGGTGGTCCCCCTCATCCCCAGCCCATTGCCATCGGCAGTGCCCGTGATCCTACCTCAGGCCCCTTCGGGCCCATCATATGCCATCTACCTGCAGCCTGCCCAGGCCCAAACGATGACGCCGCCCCAAGGCCTGAGCCCCACGGTCTGCCCCACCCCCTCTTCTAACGCCACGAGATCAAAAGGTTCCACGGATACCACCACAGAGAATGCAGCCAATGATGCACCGAAGTCCAGTGCCTCTGCCAGGCCTGGAAGCTTGCTGCCAGGGCTAGAGCGACAAGGTACAAAGAACCGAGACAGGGAGCCTGCTGGAGAAAGAGGCTCAAAGAGGGCAAGCATGCTCGAGGACAATGGttccaaaaagaaatttaaagaagacctaaaaggACTTGAAAATGTCTCCACA ACCTTGTTCCCATCAGGATACCTAATCCCTCTTACCCAGTGCTCAACCCTGGGGGCAGAGTCCATTTTGTCTAGTAAAGAAAGCTCAGGTACACTTTCCCCAAACCACAGGATCTACAGCTCCCCGATTGCAG GTGTTATTCCAGTGACATCATCTGAACTCACTGCTGTTAATTTTCCCTCTTTTCATGTAACACCTTTGAAGCTAATGGTCTCACCAACTTCCGTGGCAGCCGTCCCTGTCGGGAACAGCTCGGCTCTCACTTCGAGCCACCCCGTTCCCGTCCAGAACCCGAGCTCAGCCGTTGTAAACTTCACTCTGCAGCACTTGGGCCTCATCTCCCCTGGTATGCAGGTGTCCGCCAGCCCCGGGCCTGGAACCGTTCCTGTGTCTCCAAGAATAGAGGCTGTTAGTGTCACACCGGAAAATGCAGGCACTCAGCAAGGAAGGGCCACCAAGTACGACGTATCAGTCCTGGGCCAGAACCAAACAAATGGACAATCAGTTGCAGTGACAGGGGCACAACAG CCTGTTCCTGTGACACCCAAAGGGTCCCAATTAGTGGCTGAAAGCTTCTTCCGTACCCCAGGTGGACCAACGAAGCCGAAAGGCTCCTCCTGCGTGGATTCCGACGGTGCTAATAACACCTCCATAGGAACTCTCTTTGTTCCACAGCGAAAACTGGAAGTCTCAACGGAGGATGTCCATTAA